Proteins encoded in a region of the Massilia sp. UMI-21 genome:
- a CDS encoding DUF2145 domain-containing protein — protein sequence MFRQLAATLLLGASAAAQAGLPAFCQQSIDIGAAEQDRVLRFAGVVKSELERSGARVALIARAGLDLSRFGQLYSHAGIALRDNPGGPWAVRQLYYACDESRPRLFDQGIAGFALGADAPTRGHISLLFLPEQDGALLEQAALDRRLALALLAGQYSANAYAFGTRYQNCNQWVAELLASAWGGLDGAASRHPREDAQGWLRVQGYTAGPVRIPSHWMMFAGQFVPLVHLNDHPVEDQYALALQVSVPASIEAFVRRRAPQAQRVELCHTQERIVVRRGWEPLGAACEPTADDEVIPLTP from the coding sequence ATGTTTCGCCAGCTCGCCGCCACGCTCCTGCTGGGCGCGAGCGCGGCCGCGCAGGCGGGGCTGCCGGCCTTCTGCCAGCAGTCGATCGACATCGGCGCCGCCGAGCAGGACCGCGTGCTGCGCTTCGCCGGCGTGGTCAAGTCCGAGCTGGAACGCTCCGGGGCGCGCGTCGCCCTCATCGCGCGCGCCGGCCTCGACCTGAGCCGCTTCGGCCAGCTGTATTCGCACGCCGGCATCGCGCTGCGCGACAATCCCGGCGGCCCCTGGGCGGTGCGCCAACTGTATTACGCCTGCGACGAGTCGCGTCCGCGCCTGTTCGACCAGGGCATCGCCGGCTTCGCGCTGGGGGCCGATGCCCCCACCCGCGGCCACATCTCGCTGCTGTTCCTGCCGGAACAGGACGGCGCACTGCTGGAGCAGGCCGCGCTCGACAGGCGCCTGGCCCTGGCCCTGCTGGCCGGGCAGTACAGCGCCAACGCCTATGCCTTCGGCACCCGCTATCAGAACTGCAACCAGTGGGTGGCGGAACTGCTCGCCAGCGCCTGGGGCGGGCTCGACGGCGCCGCCAGCCGCCATCCGCGCGAAGACGCCCAGGGCTGGCTGCGCGTTCAGGGCTACACCGCCGGTCCGGTCAGGATTCCGTCGCACTGGATGATGTTCGCCGGCCAGTTCGTGCCGCTGGTGCACCTGAACGACCACCCGGTGGAAGACCAGTATGCACTCGCGCTGCAGGTGAGCGTGCCGGCCTCGATCGAAGCCTTCGTGCGGCGCCGGGCGCCGCAGGCCCAGCGCGTGGAGCTGTGCCACACGCAGGAGCGCATCGTGGTGCGGCGCGGCTGGGAGCCCTTGGGCGCGGCCTGCGAGCCGACGGCGGACGACGAAGTCATTCCGCTGACGCCGTGA
- a CDS encoding BCCT family transporter, whose amino-acid sequence MQMLCSAGFIFLVVLWGIFAPDNMASVFDTMLATLTRNFGWFYLWVVLGMVLFAAFVAFSRYGNLKLGGEDDEPEFSVGSWFAMLFAAGMGIGLVFWGVAEPISHYVTAPPGVTAGTPEAANAAMRYVFFHWGFHPWAVYSVVALAIAFFQYRRAGSPLISTVTGSLPWRPVRAMSGLFNGLAVVATAFGVAASLGVGALQINSGLNAVFGLAISPAAQVGIIVVTAAMFLTSAVSGVERGVKLLSNANMVVAALLALAVFLLGPTVAIIDTFSNTLGSYASEIVRMSLRATPFRDSSWVANWTVFYWAWWISWSPFVGLFIARVSRGRSIREFILGTVLAPSLAAFVWFSIFGGTALYLEIWQQVPLAEAVKADLATALFAMFDAMPFGQIMSVVATLLVVVFFVTSGDSAVLVLGMMSQGGNPNPSTRTKLVWGVLIAGIAISLLLAGGINAVQTATILFALPFALVIVLMVIALWRALREDWQEEARRERAIRRKMREMAAS is encoded by the coding sequence ATGCAAATGCTCTGCTCTGCGGGCTTTATCTTTCTTGTCGTGTTATGGGGCATCTTCGCTCCCGACAACATGGCTTCCGTGTTCGACACCATGCTTGCCACCCTCACCCGCAACTTCGGCTGGTTCTACCTGTGGGTGGTGCTCGGCATGGTGCTGTTCGCGGCCTTCGTCGCCTTCAGCCGCTACGGCAACCTCAAGCTCGGCGGCGAAGACGACGAGCCGGAATTCTCGGTGGGCAGCTGGTTCGCGATGCTGTTCGCGGCCGGCATGGGCATCGGCCTGGTGTTCTGGGGCGTGGCCGAACCGATCTCCCACTACGTCACCGCCCCGCCCGGCGTCACCGCCGGCACGCCGGAAGCGGCCAACGCCGCCATGCGCTACGTGTTCTTCCACTGGGGCTTCCATCCCTGGGCCGTGTACAGCGTGGTCGCGCTGGCGATCGCCTTCTTCCAGTACCGCCGCGCCGGCAGCCCATTGATCAGCACCGTCACCGGTTCCCTGCCCTGGCGCCCGGTGCGCGCCATGTCGGGCCTGTTCAACGGCCTGGCGGTCGTCGCCACCGCCTTCGGCGTCGCCGCCTCGCTCGGCGTCGGGGCGCTGCAGATCAATAGCGGCCTGAACGCCGTGTTCGGACTCGCGATCAGCCCCGCCGCGCAGGTCGGCATCATCGTCGTGACCGCCGCCATGTTCCTGACCTCGGCCGTGAGCGGCGTCGAGCGCGGCGTCAAGCTCCTGTCCAACGCCAACATGGTGGTGGCGGCCCTGCTGGCCCTCGCCGTGTTCCTGCTCGGCCCGACGGTCGCGATCATCGACACCTTCAGCAATACCCTGGGCAGCTACGCCAGCGAGATCGTCCGGATGAGCCTGCGTGCCACGCCCTTCCGCGACAGCAGCTGGGTCGCCAACTGGACCGTCTTCTACTGGGCCTGGTGGATCTCGTGGTCGCCGTTCGTCGGCCTGTTCATCGCACGCGTCTCGCGCGGGCGCAGCATCCGCGAATTCATCCTCGGCACCGTGCTGGCGCCCTCGCTGGCGGCCTTCGTCTGGTTCTCGATCTTCGGCGGCACCGCGCTCTACCTGGAGATCTGGCAGCAGGTTCCGCTGGCCGAGGCCGTCAAGGCCGACCTGGCGACCGCCCTGTTCGCGATGTTCGATGCGATGCCCTTCGGCCAGATCATGTCGGTGGTGGCCACGCTGCTGGTGGTGGTGTTCTTCGTGACCTCCGGCGACTCGGCCGTGCTGGTGCTGGGCATGATGAGCCAGGGCGGCAATCCCAACCCGAGCACCCGAACCAAGCTCGTCTGGGGCGTCCTGATCGCCGGCATCGCCATCAGCCTGCTGCTGGCGGGCGGCATCAACGCGGTGCAGACCGCCACCATCCTGTTTGCCCTGCCCTTCGCGCTGGTGATCGTGCTGATGGTCATTGCGCTGTGGCGGGCGCTGCGCGAAGACTGGCAGGAAGAAGCGCGCCGCGAACGCGCGATCCGGCGCAAGATGCGCGAAATGGCGGCCTCCTAG
- a CDS encoding DUF2760 domain-containing protein — MNTPAQLPGFFSRLSIAFGAFFKSLGDAEFAARVRDDQVGPVAAPVAAPTVAPTPAPTMAPTPAPTAAPLRAPTAESALQLLSLFQREARLIDFAQENLSAYADADIGAAARVVHEGCARVLREHFSIEPVRVEAEGARVTLEEGFDAASVRLTGNVVGQAPFKGTLSHRGWRATRVQLPQLAEKHDAHVLAPAEVEL; from the coding sequence ATGAACACACCAGCCCAGCTGCCGGGCTTTTTCAGCCGGCTTTCGATCGCCTTTGGCGCCTTCTTCAAATCGCTCGGCGATGCCGAATTCGCCGCGCGCGTGCGCGATGACCAGGTCGGTCCCGTCGCCGCACCGGTCGCGGCGCCGACCGTCGCGCCGACGCCTGCCCCCACCATGGCCCCAACGCCGGCCCCGACCGCCGCGCCGCTGCGCGCGCCGACCGCCGAATCCGCCCTGCAGCTGCTGAGCCTGTTCCAGCGCGAAGCCCGCCTGATCGACTTCGCCCAGGAAAACCTGAGCGCCTATGCCGACGCCGACATCGGCGCCGCGGCGCGCGTGGTGCACGAAGGCTGCGCGCGCGTGCTGCGCGAGCACTTCAGCATCGAGCCGGTGCGCGTCGAGGCCGAAGGCGCACGCGTCACGCTGGAAGAAGGTTTCGACGCCGCCAGCGTGCGCCTGACCGGCAACGTGGTCGGCCAGGCCCCGTTCAAGGGCACCCTGTCGCACCGCGGCTGGCGCGCCACCCGCGTCCAGCTGCCGCAGCTGGCCGAGAAGCACGACGCGCATGTGCTGGCGCCGGCGGAGGTGGAACTGTGA
- a CDS encoding Hsp70 family protein, with the protein MENAPQSARFAIGIDLGTTHSALSYVDLQASDGEKTVDGVLPVPQLSGPGTVEALPLLPSFLYLPHPDELAPGETALPWSAGGEGFIAGEMARSRGATTPIRLVSSAKSWLSHPSVDRRAAILPHDAPEEVARVSPLEASTRYLAHLRQAWNAAHPDAPFDQQQVTVTIPASFDPGARELTAEAARHAGFQPTLLEEPQAALYSWIQGSGGAWRKQVKAGDIVLVVDVGGGTSDFSLIAILERDGKLEPHRVAVGDHILLGGDNMDLALAHFVARKLQANGTQLDSWQMRALTYGCRSAKEHLLADANATVWPIVVPSRGSKLIGGSIRTELTRDEVTAFITDGFFPRVEASARPATRQRAGLTQVGLPYAQDAAITKHLAAFLARQAGATAELEGFAGQVNAEHRDGAPSFLHPSAVLFNGGVFKSSILAQRVMDTINDWLYMEGAEPARVLEGADLDLAVARGAAYFSYARRGGGVRIRGGTARSYYVGVESSMPAIPGMEPPIEALCVAPFGMEEGSELELPGQEFGLVVGEPVTFRFFGSTTRRQDRIGEVLEFWGPDELQEMNEIQATLPAEGRIAGDVVQVKLHALATDAGTLELAAVARDGQRWKIEFDVRNAPDQH; encoded by the coding sequence ATCGAAAACGCCCCGCAGTCGGCACGTTTTGCCATCGGCATCGACCTCGGCACCACCCACAGCGCCCTCTCGTATGTCGACCTGCAGGCCAGCGATGGCGAGAAGACCGTCGACGGCGTGCTGCCCGTCCCGCAGCTGAGCGGCCCGGGCACGGTCGAGGCGCTGCCGCTGCTGCCCTCCTTCCTCTACCTGCCGCATCCGGACGAACTGGCGCCGGGCGAAACGGCGCTGCCGTGGAGCGCTGGCGGCGAAGGCTTCATCGCCGGTGAAATGGCGCGCAGCCGCGGCGCCACCACCCCGATCCGCCTGGTGTCCTCGGCCAAGAGCTGGCTGAGCCACCCGAGCGTGGACCGGCGCGCCGCCATCCTGCCGCACGATGCGCCGGAAGAAGTCGCGCGCGTCTCGCCGCTGGAGGCATCGACCCGCTACCTGGCGCACCTGCGCCAGGCCTGGAACGCGGCCCATCCGGACGCCCCGTTCGACCAGCAACAGGTGACGGTCACCATCCCGGCCTCGTTCGACCCGGGTGCGCGCGAACTCACCGCCGAAGCAGCACGCCATGCGGGCTTCCAACCGACCCTGCTGGAAGAACCGCAGGCGGCCCTGTACAGCTGGATCCAGGGCAGCGGCGGCGCCTGGCGCAAGCAGGTCAAGGCCGGCGACATCGTGCTGGTGGTGGACGTGGGCGGCGGCACCAGCGACTTCTCCTTGATCGCGATCCTGGAGCGCGACGGCAAGCTCGAGCCGCACCGGGTGGCCGTGGGCGACCACATCCTGCTCGGCGGCGACAACATGGATCTCGCCTTGGCCCACTTCGTGGCGCGCAAGCTGCAGGCGAATGGCACCCAGCTCGATTCCTGGCAGATGCGCGCCCTCACCTACGGCTGCCGCAGCGCCAAGGAACACCTGCTGGCCGACGCCAACGCCACCGTGTGGCCGATCGTGGTGCCGAGCCGCGGCTCGAAGCTCATCGGCGGCTCGATCCGCACCGAACTCACGCGCGACGAAGTCACCGCCTTCATCACTGATGGTTTCTTCCCGCGCGTGGAAGCCTCCGCCCGTCCGGCCACGCGCCAGCGCGCCGGCCTGACCCAGGTCGGCCTGCCGTATGCGCAGGACGCGGCGATCACCAAGCACCTGGCCGCCTTCCTGGCGCGCCAAGCCGGCGCCACCGCGGAGCTGGAAGGTTTTGCGGGCCAGGTGAATGCGGAGCACCGCGACGGCGCACCGAGCTTCCTGCACCCGAGCGCGGTGCTGTTCAACGGCGGCGTGTTCAAATCCAGCATCCTGGCCCAGCGCGTGATGGACACCATCAACGACTGGCTGTACATGGAGGGCGCGGAACCGGCGCGGGTGCTGGAGGGCGCCGACCTCGACCTGGCGGTGGCGCGCGGCGCGGCCTACTTCAGCTACGCGCGGCGCGGCGGCGGCGTGCGCATCCGCGGCGGCACGGCGCGTTCCTACTACGTCGGCGTGGAATCCTCGATGCCGGCGATCCCCGGCATGGAGCCTCCGATCGAAGCCCTGTGCGTGGCGCCGTTCGGCATGGAAGAAGGCAGCGAACTCGAACTGCCGGGCCAGGAATTCGGCCTGGTGGTGGGCGAGCCGGTGACCTTCCGCTTCTTCGGTTCCACCACGCGCCGCCAGGACCGCATCGGCGAGGTGCTCGAATTCTGGGGCCCGGACGAACTGCAGGAGATGAACGAGATTCAAGCAACGCTTCCGGCTGAGGGACGTATTGCGGGCGACGTGGTGCAGGTCAAGCTGCACGCGCTGGCGACGGACGCCGGCACGCTGGAACTGGCCGCGGTGGCGCGCGACGGCCAGCGCTGGAAGATCGAGTTCGACGTGCGCAATGCGCCGGACCAGCACTGA
- a CDS encoding hsp70 family protein translates to MTQYLVSIDLGTTNTVLAYALPGAGPGTEVDLFAIDQLVAPGEVAAAPLLPSMRYHPAEGELAPGELQLPWLQQDPAGVERVAVGRLARLLGAQTPGRLVASAKSWLSHAGVDRMAPILPWGAEDADVSKVSPVAASASYLAHLRAAWNLRFPKAPLERQQIVLTVPASFDEGARALTLEAARMAGLPELRLLEEPQAALYDWLYRHRATLADDLAGTRLVLVADVGGGTTDFSLVKVELEADGQPKLTRIGVGNHLILGGDNMDLALAHLAESRLKGDNATERLSAGRLAQLTERCRAAKEQLLAPDAPEQVNVTLLGSGARLIGASRSATITREDVQGIVLDGFFPPNEAQEGARRARAGIVEFGLPYASDPAITRHLAAFLRQHAQAAREALGKMDTEDDGMLPVPDALLLNGGVFRGAALARRLADVLSNWRGAPVRVLHNDDPDVAVARGGVAYSLARSGQAPSIESGSARNYYLLLDAEQSGDTLRAVCLLPRGAPAGEELRLAGRSFALRLGRPVRFHLVSSTADPGGILPQPGDLLDLPAADIVRLPAISTVLRSKRSTDIPVQLAAVLSEVGTLEVFCVAEEDPKESEARRWRLEFQLRGQEEEEPLEEAALPPELIDAIARIDRIFGNRSQQVEPREVRQLRATLEQLLGARERWTTPLLRRLFDALLARARGRRRSAEHERAWLNLAGYCLRPGFGHPLDEWRIEQLWAMFEPGVQYHKDGQVRAEWWTLWRRVAGGLSLDAQLRLLDDFAFNLQADAAERGRRPVTLVDGSEDDMLRMGASLERIPSAYKAEIGDWLIGQIMAMPAGARIDARAAARHARYLWALGRVGARQSFHGAAHEVAPGASAEAWLNDLFQLDWKKIEPAGFAAAHIARMTGDRSRDIGQPVRDEVLRRLAASGAPPAWPAMVREVVELDQAVETRMLGDALPPGLKLLR, encoded by the coding sequence GTGACACAGTACCTCGTCAGCATCGACCTGGGCACCACCAACACGGTGCTCGCCTACGCCCTGCCCGGCGCCGGACCGGGCACGGAGGTCGATCTGTTCGCCATCGACCAGCTGGTGGCGCCCGGCGAAGTCGCCGCGGCGCCCCTGCTGCCCTCGATGCGCTATCACCCGGCCGAGGGCGAGCTTGCCCCCGGCGAACTCCAGCTCCCCTGGTTGCAGCAGGACCCGGCCGGCGTCGAACGGGTCGCCGTCGGCCGCCTGGCGCGCCTGCTCGGCGCCCAGACGCCGGGGCGCCTGGTGGCCAGCGCCAAGAGCTGGCTGTCGCACGCCGGCGTCGACCGCATGGCCCCCATCCTGCCCTGGGGCGCCGAGGATGCGGACGTCTCGAAAGTGTCGCCGGTGGCGGCCAGCGCCAGCTACCTGGCGCACCTGCGCGCGGCCTGGAACCTGCGCTTCCCCAAGGCGCCGCTCGAGCGCCAGCAGATCGTCCTGACCGTGCCGGCCTCGTTCGACGAAGGCGCGCGCGCGCTCACGCTGGAGGCGGCGCGCATGGCCGGCCTGCCCGAGCTGCGCCTGCTGGAAGAACCGCAGGCGGCCCTCTACGACTGGCTGTACCGCCACCGCGCCACGCTGGCCGACGACCTGGCCGGCACGCGCCTGGTGCTGGTGGCCGACGTCGGCGGCGGCACCACCGACTTCAGCCTGGTCAAGGTCGAACTGGAAGCAGATGGCCAGCCGAAGTTGACCCGGATTGGCGTGGGCAACCACCTGATCCTCGGCGGCGACAACATGGACCTCGCGCTGGCGCACCTGGCCGAATCGCGCCTGAAGGGTGACAACGCGACGGAGCGCTTGTCCGCAGGCCGCCTTGCCCAGCTCACCGAACGCTGCCGCGCCGCCAAGGAACAGCTGCTCGCGCCCGACGCGCCCGAACAGGTGAACGTGACCCTGCTCGGCAGCGGTGCGCGCCTGATCGGCGCCAGCCGCTCGGCCACGATCACGCGCGAGGACGTGCAAGGCATCGTGCTGGACGGCTTCTTCCCGCCCAACGAAGCGCAGGAAGGCGCCAGGCGCGCGCGCGCCGGCATCGTCGAATTCGGCCTGCCGTATGCGAGCGACCCGGCCATCACGCGCCACCTGGCGGCGTTTCTGCGCCAGCATGCGCAGGCGGCGCGCGAGGCGCTCGGCAAGATGGACACCGAGGACGACGGCATGCTCCCGGTGCCGGATGCGCTGCTGCTCAACGGCGGCGTGTTCCGCGGCGCCGCGCTGGCCCGGCGCCTGGCCGATGTGCTATCGAACTGGCGCGGTGCGCCCGTGCGGGTGCTGCACAACGACGATCCGGACGTGGCCGTGGCGCGCGGCGGCGTCGCCTATTCGCTGGCGCGCAGCGGCCAGGCGCCGTCCATCGAAAGCGGCTCGGCGCGCAACTACTACCTGCTGCTGGATGCGGAGCAGTCGGGCGACACGCTGCGCGCGGTGTGCCTGCTGCCACGTGGCGCCCCTGCCGGCGAAGAGCTGCGACTGGCGGGCCGCAGCTTCGCCCTGCGGCTGGGACGGCCGGTGCGCTTCCACCTGGTGTCGTCCACGGCCGATCCGGGCGGCATCCTGCCGCAGCCCGGCGACCTGCTCGACCTGCCGGCGGCCGACATCGTGCGCCTGCCGGCCATCTCGACCGTCCTGCGCAGCAAGCGCAGCACCGACATTCCGGTACAGCTGGCCGCCGTGCTGTCGGAAGTAGGCACGCTGGAGGTCTTCTGCGTGGCCGAAGAGGATCCGAAGGAAAGCGAAGCCCGGCGCTGGCGCCTCGAATTCCAGCTGCGCGGACAGGAAGAGGAAGAACCGCTCGAAGAGGCCGCGCTGCCGCCCGAACTGATCGATGCCATCGCGCGCATCGACCGCATCTTCGGCAACCGTTCGCAGCAGGTCGAGCCGCGCGAGGTGCGCCAGCTGCGCGCCACGCTCGAGCAGCTGCTGGGCGCGCGCGAGCGCTGGACCACGCCGCTGCTGCGCCGCCTGTTCGACGCCCTGCTGGCGCGCGCCCGGGGCCGGCGCCGTTCGGCCGAACACGAGCGCGCGTGGCTGAACCTGGCCGGCTACTGCCTGCGTCCCGGCTTCGGCCACCCGCTCGACGAATGGCGCATCGAGCAGCTGTGGGCGATGTTCGAGCCCGGGGTGCAGTACCACAAGGACGGCCAGGTGCGCGCCGAATGGTGGACGCTGTGGCGGCGCGTGGCCGGCGGCCTGTCCCTCGATGCGCAGCTGCGCCTGCTCGACGACTTCGCCTTCAACCTGCAGGCCGACGCGGCCGAGCGCGGCCGCCGTCCCGTCACGCTGGTGGACGGCAGCGAGGACGACATGCTGCGCATGGGCGCCTCGCTCGAACGCATCCCTTCCGCCTACAAGGCCGAGATCGGCGACTGGCTGATCGGGCAAATCATGGCGATGCCGGCCGGCGCCAGGATCGATGCCCGCGCCGCGGCCCGTCATGCGCGCTACCTGTGGGCCCTGGGCCGCGTGGGCGCGCGCCAGTCCTTCCACGGCGCCGCGCACGAGGTGGCGCCGGGCGCCTCGGCCGAAGCCTGGCTGAACGATTTGTTCCAGCTCGACTGGAAGAAAATCGAGCCGGCCGGCTTTGCCGCCGCCCACATCGCGCGCATGACCGGCGACCGCTCGCGCGACATCGGCCAGCCCGTGCGTGACGAGGTGCTGCGGCGCCTGGCGGCCAGCGGCGCACCGCCAGCCTGGCCGGCGATGGTGCGTGAGGTGGTCGAACTCGACCAGGCGGTCGAGACCCGCATGCTGGGCGACGCGCTGCCGCCGGGGCTGAAGCTGCTGCGCTGA
- a CDS encoding TetR/AcrR family transcriptional regulator, producing the protein MNTTAKSEATYATILEAAVDMAASEGIGKVSLGEVSKRTGISKSGVFSRVGSLEALQSAVLDEYDRRFGEEVFLPSLQAPKGLPRLVMQVELWLKKIGNETARGGCLYTAGAFEFDDVPGPLRDRIEAGVNRWRASLRKTVLQAMEAGHLRPDTEPEQLVFEIYSLAIGVMHDARFLRTGAVPRRAQRAFNRLISTYKSFNDLE; encoded by the coding sequence ATGAACACCACCGCCAAAAGCGAAGCCACCTACGCCACCATCCTCGAGGCCGCCGTCGACATGGCGGCCAGCGAGGGTATCGGCAAGGTGTCGCTGGGCGAAGTCTCCAAGCGCACCGGCATCAGCAAGAGCGGCGTGTTTTCCCGCGTCGGCTCGCTCGAGGCCTTGCAGTCCGCCGTGCTGGACGAATACGACCGCCGCTTCGGGGAAGAAGTGTTCCTGCCTTCCCTGCAGGCCCCCAAGGGCTTGCCGCGCCTGGTCATGCAGGTGGAATTGTGGCTGAAGAAGATCGGCAACGAGACGGCGCGCGGCGGCTGCCTGTACACCGCGGGCGCCTTCGAGTTCGACGACGTGCCCGGTCCCTTGCGCGACCGCATCGAGGCCGGGGTGAACCGCTGGCGCGCGTCGCTGCGCAAGACCGTTCTGCAGGCCATGGAAGCCGGGCATCTGCGCCCGGACACCGAGCCCGAGCAGCTGGTGTTCGAGATCTACAGCCTGGCCATCGGCGTGATGCACGACGCGCGCTTCCTGCGCACCGGCGCGGTGCCGCGCCGGGCGCAACGGGCCTTCAACCGCCTGATATCGACCTACAAGAGTTTCAACGACCTGGAGTAG
- a CDS encoding PRC-barrel domain-containing protein, protein MSYADRDTYGMYKNTRGAGPGPALMGARTLIGDGVVNAAEEDLGDIKEIMLDMNTGQVAYVVLAFGGFLGMGEKLFAVPWQVLHLDTVNKRMVLNVEKERLKQAPGFNKDEWPDLNDIAWANSIHSFYGTDINRLGAPSIGPALPLRNIPGNAGATLPLGGAVGSGMGAGHAGGMEAGAGAGSPHRDADTVGRGPDRDA, encoded by the coding sequence ATGAGCTACGCAGATCGAGACACGTACGGCATGTACAAGAACACGCGTGGCGCCGGTCCCGGGCCGGCGCTGATGGGCGCGCGCACGCTGATCGGCGACGGCGTCGTCAACGCCGCCGAAGAAGACCTCGGCGACATCAAGGAGATCATGCTCGACATGAACACCGGCCAGGTGGCGTATGTCGTGCTGGCCTTCGGCGGATTCCTGGGAATGGGCGAGAAACTGTTCGCCGTGCCCTGGCAGGTCTTGCACCTGGACACCGTGAACAAGCGCATGGTGCTCAATGTCGAGAAGGAGCGGCTGAAGCAAGCCCCCGGTTTCAACAAGGACGAGTGGCCGGACCTGAACGATATCGCCTGGGCCAACAGCATCCATAGCTTCTACGGTACCGACATCAACCGCCTGGGCGCGCCATCGATAGGGCCGGCACTGCCGCTGCGCAACATACCCGGAAACGCCGGGGCCACCTTGCCGCTGGGCGGCGCGGTCGGATCGGGCATGGGTGCCGGACATGCCGGCGGCATGGAGGCCGGCGCCGGAGCGGGAAGCCCGCACCGCGATGCCGACACCGTGGGCCGCGGTCCCGACCGCGACGCCTGA